CCGCAGAGTCCGCAAAGAAAAGCATCAACATCTATGCCCTTAGGGGCCTCGCAATCGACAACATGCTGTAAGAAAACAAAAGCCGATTTTTCATGGCGCGGTCCCTGAAAATAGTCCCTGTAGTTAAGAAATTTTCCAAAAAATCAGAAAACCGGTCCTCTTTGTGTCTTTGCCTGCCCTGTGAAACCTTTCTTTGCCGTTGTTTCACCGGGGTGCCTTTGTGTAAGATATTTATGGCTGTGGCGGTGCCGCGTCAGGAACTGCTTTCTCTCAGATGGGGGCGAACGTGCTCCAAAATGATCTCCTCCAGCTCGTTTTCCCCGAGCGCGCCGTCCACCACCACAAACCGATCCGGCTCCTTTTCCGCCATTAGGAGATATCCCTTTCGAACGGCCGCATGAAACTCTGTGTTTTCCTTTTCAAACCGGTCCTGGCCAGGGTCCTCAAGGGAGGCATTTCTCTTCAACGCCCTTGCAATGCCCACCTCCACCGGGCAGTCGATGAGCAACGTCAGATCGGGCGTGATCCCGAAGGAGGCCTTTTGGTTCAGGAATCGGATCATCTCGAGGTCCTGGCCCCTGGCATAACCTTGATAAACCGTGGTGGCATCGAAAAACCGATCGCATATCACCCACTGTCCTCGGACCAGGGCGGGCCGGATCACCAGTTCCATGTGCAAGGCCCTGTCCGCCTCATAGAGAAACAGCTCGGAAAGGGGGGGCAGGTCCTGATGGTCCTGGTCCAGAAGTATATGCCTGATCTTCTGGCCGATGGCCGTCCCTCCAGGTTCCCGCGTAAGAATGCATGCCGTCCCCAGATGTTGCAGCCGGGCTGCAAGGCGTCTGGCCTGGGTGGACTTCCCGCACCCCTCTATCCCTTCAAAGGTTATAAACAAGCCTGCTCTCCAGGGGCCATTAAAAAACTGTCCCGCCTGCCGGCGGGACAGAACGGACGCTCCCCATGCTTCGTCCTATTATGCGGTCTTGCACACCTGCTCGATGGCCGCGGCCATGGCCGCATCCTCTTTCCGGATATCTTCCAGGGTCTTGGGTTTGACCGAGGCCGGCCTTTCCTCCAAACCATATTTCCATTTCAGGAACTTCTCCCCGGTATTGGGATAGAGGGCATAGATAAGGAGATCAAAATCGTCTTTAGCCAGGTCCCCGATCTTTTTTCGATCCCCTTCCAGTTCAGGCTCCAGGTAATCGGCCGCGCGGCCGGTGACAGGGGTCTGGCCCCGCTTATATCCCTTCAGAACCTTTTCCTGGATCTCGGGATCCACCGGTATGGGGGTCTTGCCGTAAAGCCCGTAAACCAGGTCTTTCACCTCATTGGTGACCATCTTGTATCTCCCGAACAGGACATTCAATACCGCCTGCACGCCCACAATCTGGCTGGTTGGGGTCACCAGGGGGGGCATACCCAATTCCTTCCGGGTCACCGCCACCTCTTTATACACCTCCGGCAGGCGGTCCAGGGCCTTGGCCTCGGAAAGCTGACTCACCAGATTTGAGATCATCCCGCCGGGCACCTGGTGCGCCAGGACGCCTGTATCGATCACCGACATCCGATTTTTCGCCAGGTAATCCCGGTATTTGGGTGCTATGCTCTCTATATAGTCGCCCAACTCCAGCAGGAGGCTCAAATCAAGTCCCGTATCCCTGACCGTTTCGTAAAGGGTTGCAGCGATCGGCTCGACAGCCGGCTGCGATGTCCTCAGGGCAAAGGGGGCCAGGCATGTATCCACGATATCCACCCCCGCCTTGATGGCCTCCAGATAGACCATGGAGGCCATTCCGCTGGTATAATGGGTGTGGAGGTGAATGGGGATGGAGACCACCTTTTTGAGTTCCGTAATGATCTTGGCGATATCAAAGGGCGCCATAATGCCGGCCATATCTTTCAGACAGAGGGTATCGGCCCCCATCTCCTGGATCTCTTTTCCCTTGCTGACGTAGTATTCCAGATTGAACACCTCGCCGCCCATCCGCCTCTGGGTCAGCGAATAGCAGATGGTGCCCTGAAAGTGCTTGCCGTTGGCCTTGATCCGCTCCACAACGGTCTGGAAGTTACGGAAATCATTAAGGGCGTCGAAGACCCGGAAGACATCCATGCCGGCCTCGCAGGCCTTGTCCACGAACAATCTGGCCACATCGTCCGCGTAATTCCGGTACCCCACCAGGTTCTGGCCCCTCAGGAGCATGGAAAAAGGGGTTTTCCTGATATGTTTTTTCAAGGTCCGGATCCGGTCAAAGGGGTCCTCGCCCAGAAACCGGTGCATGGTGTCAAAGGTCGCTCCCCCCCATACCTCCATGGCCCAGAAGCCCACGCTGTCCATCTTCTCGGCAATGGGAATCATGTCCTCGGTCCGCATTCGGGTGGCCAGGAGGGATTGATGACCGTCCCTGAAGGTGTTGTCCTGAATCTTGAGCGGGTTTTTAGCCCCCTCTTCCAAAAAAGGGTCCATGTAAAACCTCCGTGATGGTTGTGATGAATCAATACAAAAGGGATCGGTTAACCAAGGATCCCCAAAAACAATCTGTGCCGGACGTGATATGGTTTGAAATATATGGCAATTTCAATCCAATGGTCAAGGGAATTCATGTCAGCTTCGCCCCATGGCACAGAGAGGTTCCACCAAAGATTCCAAAGCCGATTGCCTTGCCTGAAGGATGATGTTATCCTGATCCGCATTCATGCAGGGTTTCGATATTTATGTTTACGGTTCAAGGCATTTTTAATTGTTAATCGTCAGCCGTCGATTTTAATTGAGGGGAGGTCATTTCCGATCGTGTCCGAGACACCCGACGGCCCCAGGATCTACACCGTCAGCCAGCTTACCGAGGCGATACAGGGGCTCCTTGAAGAACAATTTGATTTTGTGTGGGTGGAGGGGGAAATATCCAATTTCAGAGCCCCGGCCTCCGGACACTACTATATGGTGATAAAAGACGACACGGCCCAGATGCGCGCGGTCATGTTCCGCCTTCAGGCCCGGTATCTCAGATTCCTTCCCGAAGACGGCATGAAGGTGATTGCCCAGGGAAGAGTCAGCATCTATGCCCCCAGGGGGGAATACCAGATCGTCCTCGATTATCTTGAACCGCTGGGCGCGGGCGCACTGGCCCTGGCCTTTGAACAGGTCAAGCAGAAACTGGCCCAAGAGGGCCTCTTTGACCCGGCGGTCAAGAAGCCCCTCCCCTTCCTCCCCAAAAAGGTGGTTGTCATCACCTCCCCCACCGGGGCGGCCATCCACGATTTTCTAAAGATCATCCGCAGACGGTTTGCCAACATCGAAATTCTCATCGTTCCGGTCAGGGTCCAGGGGGATCAGGCATGCGAAGAGATGGTAACGGCCCTCGACCTGGTCAATCGCGAACTGATCGCGGATGTGATTGTCCTGACCCGGGGGGGCGGTTCCCTGGAAGATCTTTGGGCCTTTAACCAGGAGGCGCTTGCACGTGCCATCCGGCGTTCCCGGATCCCGGTCGTTTCCGCCGTGGGACACGAAATCGATCTGACCATCTCCGATCTTGCGGCAGATGTCAGGGCCCCCACGCCGTCTGCGGCCGCGGAACTGCTGGCCGCCGAAAAGGAAGGTCTCATCAACTGCCTCAATCAGGCCGGCACCCGACTCGTTTCAGCCATGGGATTAACCATCAGACGCCGTGCCGATGAGCTGAACCGTCTGAAGAACCGGATTCAGGACCCTAAGAAGCGGTTGACCAACCTCTGGATGCGGCTGGATGAGCTTCACGGCCGACTCATCCGCCTGACGCAGCAGATCATCCGGGAGCGGCAGGCGGGACTCTCATCGGAGATGCGCGCACTGCGCCTTCATTCTCCGGTCAACAGAATACGAACCAGGGAGCAACAGCTTGGGTTCCAGGTGGACAGACTTTTCCGGGGTATCGAGCGAAAGCTCAGAGAGGCCGCCATGAAGCGCTCCCTCATGGAAAGACGGATCACGGACCTGAGCCCCCTGTCGGTCCTCAAACGGGGATACAGCATCGCCCTCAAACTGCCTGAAAGACAGGTTCTGAAGGCCGCTTCGGCTGTAAAAAAGGAGGACCGGATAGAGGTCCTCCTAGGGGAAGGGGGATTGGAATGCCGGGTCGAAACAGTGAAACCGTAACCGAACATGTTTGATAGAAAATCAGCCACAGTATGGCGGGGACTTAGCCTGGGGATCACAAGATTTTGCAGCCATATTGCGGAAATTCCGGATCATCGGACATGAGGAAAAGTTGGTTTGTCAGGGCTTGCGCTATCAATGGCATTTATTTCGGCATCGTCATTCAGAAAATCATCCGGGATATTGATTTTCCCTTTTAGCAAACCCAATTTGCGTTTTGCTTTCGGCTTATGCGCCACTAATTCAACCAGGGGCAGATTATTCTTTGCGATAATCACTTTTTCGCCGTGATACGCCATATCGATGAGTTTCGAAAGATTTGTTTTCGCCTCAGAGACGTTGACAATCATTTCACCCTCCAATTAATGATAGAAATGATTCAAGTATATCCATTTAGACCAGGTTGGTCAATGGGGTACTTCCAACTGGGATCCTCAGTTTTATAAAGGGATATTTGCTGGTGTAGGCGTGGGTGTCGCCCCTTTGGATCTGCGCCGTCGGATAGCGGAGTCATAGGGGGGACTGCGGAAAATTTCTACGGAACCCTTCAATGGGGAATCTACTGATTTTACTGGAGCCACCGTGCGGAATCGAACCGCAGACATCCTCATTACGAGTGAGGTGCTCTACCAACTGAGCTACGGTGGCGCGAGATTTAACGGGTGCAATATAGTTGCTTTTTGACCGGATGTCCATTAATTTCTGTGGCGAAATGTTCGGAATCCGGAGTCGCACGAGAGGAGCGACCAAAGAGCCGCAAGGCATGAGGCGCAAGGCGCAAGGCGTTCTCCGGCAACCAGAATCGAGCAGCCCATAACCGGCTTTATCCGAGGATAACCCATGAAATCCCCCGAAGATTACATCATCTTTCCACTGGATGTGCCATCCTGCGATCAGGCCATCTCATTTGTCGAAACACTGAACGGCCATGTGGGCCTGTTCAAGGTGGGCCTGGAATTATTCATCGCCCAGGGCCCTGACCTGCTCCGGGAAATACGCAAAAGGACGACCGCGGGGATCTTTCTCGATCTCAAGCTCCACGACATCCCCGCCACGGTCCGAAGGGCATTCCTGGCGGCGAGCCTGCACCGGCCACAGTTTGTGACCGTGCATTGCGACGAGGGGGACGGCGTCCTGGAAGACGTGGCCCGGGAGAACCCCGGCAACACCGGCATATTGGGCGTCACCGTGCTGACGAGCCTGGATCGGGAAAAACTGAGGAAATCGGGATATGCGGAAGAATACGCGGAAGATATCTCCGAACTGGTCCTGTTGAGGGCGCGCATGGCAAAGGCGGCAGGGTGCCGGGGCGTGGTATGCTCCGGCCTGGAGGCGGCCAGGGTCAGGCAAGAGATCGGTCCGGATTTGATTATTGTGACGCCGGGGATTCGACCCGCCTGGACCGTGGTGGACCGGGATGACCAGAAGCGGATCGTCACGCCCGCAGATGCAATCCGGAACGGTTCCGATTATGTGGTCATCGGCCGCCCCATCCGGGATGCCGCATCTCCCCGGGATGCGGCCAAGCGGGTGGCCGGGGAAATCGCGTCAGCGCTTTGAGGTAAGCCTGTCCCTGTGTACGGCCATGAGGGTCACCATGGCCTTGGCCGCCAGGGTTTCTGATCCATCCAGGCGATCGAAGACCTCCGACTCCGCGATGATGACCTGTTTTCCTTCCCTGATAATCCTGGAGCGACAGACCAGTGCATTGCCGTGGGCCGGTCTCAAGAAGTTGATCTTAAATTCAATGGTCAGGATCTGGTACTCTTCGGCAACCGTTGTAAATGCGGCATATCCGGCCGTATGATCCGCCATGGTGGCCATCACTCCTGCGTGGATAAAGCCGTCCTGCTGCCGGTGATGGGGCTCGATCTTCACCCTTGACTCAAAAAATCCCCGCTGAACCGTCTCAGCCTCCAGCTGACAGTATTCTGTAAACCCACAGCTGTAATCCCGCGCCAGGAAGGCTGCCCTCTCTTCAGAAATCTCCTCTACCATCTCCATGCCTCTATAAAGCGGTTGATATCGAGCCGAAACAACCTATATGCCCGGCTTCTCTCTTCCGTGTCGATTTTATTATAGCACCTTACTCGCTGGTCTTCTGGCATGAAAAACAAGAAAACATGGCTCATCCTTCCACTGCACGTTTACCCTTCCGTCATTCCGGCACGGTTTTGGCCGGAATCCAGAAAACCGGCGGACTGGATTCCGGCTAAGGGCATGCCGGAATGACGGGACAGCACACGGCCGTTTTGGTTGCGGTTATCCGCTTCAGGGCCCCTCTGGAAATCGTTTCTATAACCATTATCCTTTCAAGTCAATAGTCACCTGTTCGGCCGCAGGTGCAGCCGGCCGGAAAAAACGCCTTGTAAAGAATGGAAAAAGGTTCCGGTTTGACGCTCCCGGAATTTTGTCATATACTCGAAATATCGTTTGGAATCCATGTAGCGTCCCTTTGGAGAGCATCTGTTATTTGAGGTGCATCGGGCATGAGCATAAAATGAATAATCGATATGTGATGCTGCTGATCCTGCTGATGGTTCAACTTCCGTTCTTGACGACTGCCGACGGCAATGACAGACCCTTGAAAATATCGAACACCACCTCGCTGACCGCCCTGGATCAGGAAAAGTCTCGGTTGGATCAAGAAAGGGTAAAGGAGAAAGACATGACCGACATGGAAAAATTGACCGAAGAGCAGGGAAAATATCTCTTGGAGGAGGCCCGGAAGACCATCCAGCAGGCCCTTATGGGCGACAGGGAACAAACCGCGGACGATGTCCGTCTGGATCCGATTTTCAACCAACGAAGAGGGACCTTTGTGACCCTGACCATCGGAGGCAATCTGAGGGGCTGCATCGGGCATATCATCCCGCAGGAATCGTTGATCGATGGCATCCGGATAAACGCCATCAACGCCGCATTCAAAGACCCCCGGTTCAGGCCCCTCGATCAGGAAGAGTGGAAACGGATCAGGATCGAGATCAGCATCCTGACCGATCCGAAACCCCTGTCCTATTCAGATGCGGATGATCTCTTAAGAAAACTGAGATCCGGCATTGACGGCGTTATCCTCAAAAAGGGATACCACCAGTCCACATTCCTTCCCCAGGTCTGGGACCAGTTACCTCAAAAAGAGGAATTCCTGAACCACCTCTGCCTCAAGGCGGGTCTCGATGGGGACGAATGGAAAAAGGGAACACTGGAGGTGTCCACCTACCAGGCCCAGGCCTTTGAGGAGTAAGGGGTTCCCGCTGCAGCGGGATTAAGAGGCTCAGGGGAGTATGGATCGGCACCTTGTTTTTAATGGAGAGGAGCGGCCAGGCCGGTGAACCTGAAGCGTTTGATCGTCTGGAGCATCATCGGGACCGGCATATCCTCCGTCACGACCCAGCTCCTCACCATCCGGGAGTTTCTGACCCAGTTCAGCGGAAATGAAATCACCATCTCCCTGTTGATATTCTGCTGGCTCATGGTGACAGGGATGGGGGCATTTGCCGCAAAATTCCTGAAACGGGATTCAATAACGGCCTACACCCTCCTCCTTCTCATCATCGCCTTCTGGCCTCTTGTGCAGATGATCGGCATCCGGGAGTTCAGGGAGATCTTCTTCACCCACGGCGTTTCCCCGGGATTTTATTCCATACTTTTCTATATCCTGCTCACCATCTCCCCCTATTGTCTCCTTACCGGATTTATTCTTCCCTATTCCCAATATGTTCTCAACAGGGCGGAGTATCCCTTTGATAGCGGCGATCTCTATGTCACCGACAGCATCGGCGACATCTCAGGGGGGGCGATTTTCAGTTTCATCCTGGTCTACTGGCTCAAGCCCTTCGCCATCATTGCCGTTACATCGTCCCTCCTGATCCTGATCGCCCTCCTTGTTCTGTTACGCCGGAAGCGGCCCTTTATGCTGGCGGCCGCCCTGTCGGCCTGCTCCCTGTTTTATCTTTTTTCATTCAGTCCCCGTTTCGAGACATCCACCCTTGCCGGACAATACGGCAACATCGTCCAATACATCGAGTCTCCATATGGGAGGATTGTTATTACAAAAGAAGCGCGTCAATATACCTTCTGGGAATCCGGACTCCCGCTCTACTCGGATTCGAATATCATTGAAAGCGAGGAAAAGGTGCACTATCCCCTTTCCCAGTTGGACCGAACGGATCAGTTACTGCTGATTTCAGGGGGCCTGGGACAGACCCTTAAGGAGGTCTCCAAGTACGGGCCTGCCCATATTGACTATGTGGAACTGGATCCCGCTCTGACCGGCGCGGCCGAGGAGTTAGGCATCATCGAAAAATCTCCTTCCCTCTCCATCATCCATACCGATGCAAGACGGTATATAAAAAAGACACCAAAGACATATGACGCCATACTCGTCGACCTCCCCGATCCGGACACCTTTCAGCTCAACCGGTTCTTCACGCACGAGTTCTTTGCCCTTGCCAAACGGGTTCTCAGAAAGGGGGGGCTCCTTTGCCTCCATCTGGACTACTCGTCCAACTACCTGAGCGAAATTCGAAAACAGAAACTCTCCACCCTTTACAACACCGCTCAGGGGCGATTTCAACATGTCCTGATCGTTCCGGGTGAGCAGGCCTATTTTCTCATGAGCGACAGGGAGTTGGATCCCGATATCCCATCGCTTCTCAAGGAAAAAGGGATTTCCACCGCCTACATAGAAGGGTTTTTTTACGGCAATGTGACCGGCGACAGGATGACACAACTCCGCAACAGTCTGGACAAAAACGAACCGCTAAACACCGATTTTGCGCCGAGGCTGATGCATATCGTATTTCAGGAGTGGCTGATCCGCCACGGCGCCCATCCGGGCTATTTTTTTGCGGCCATCCTGGGACTTACCCTCCTCTATCTTGCATTTATGAAAAAGGCGGAATATATGCTGTTTTCAACAGGATTCGCCACAATGGGGATGGAGATGCTCATTATATTTGCCTTTCAGGTGATTTACGGCTACATCTATCTCGAAATCGGGGCCATTATCACGGCATTTCTGTTAGGACTCCTCCCCGGGGCCATGGCCGGTCAGCGCTGGCGGGCCGGGCTGGGGCTTCGGACAGCCGTCTCGGAAACGATACTTTTGTCCTTATTGATTCTCTTTTTTTTGTGGGTTTCATATCTCAAGGCCGAGCCTCACCCCCTCCACTTTCTCCTGTTCTGTTTTGTTTTTTCCTTTTTTTCAGGCTTCCAGTTTCCGGTTGCAGCAGAAATCATCGGGGAAGAGACAAGCCCGGCAGCAGGCTGTCTTGCAGCTGACCTGTGCGGGGCGGCTGCCGGCACCCTGGCCACGGGAACGCTCCTCATCCCCCTGTGCGGAATCCGTGTGGCCGCGGTTTTTTTGATCCTTGTGAAAATTTCGAGTATGATGCTTATCTTTTTGAGAAGGTACGCCGGGGTCTGAGCCAACGCCCGGCCCTGATTAGCGAAACATGAAGGCCGGGAGATGGGCCCCTTCAATCCAATCCTGAACCCAATTTAGGCCCTTATTGCCAGGTTTTCTGTCGTGAATAACAAGAAAATACAGCCATTCTTCCGCTGCACCTTTACACCTCCGTCATTCCGGCACGGTTTTGGCCGGAATCCAGAAAACCGGCGGACTGGATTCCGGCTAAGGGCATGCCGGAATGACGGGAAAGCACCAGCTGTTTTGGTTGCGATTATCCGCCTTAGAGGAAATACAAATGATATTGCCCGATAACCATCCGGCCGCGCCACCCTTCGACCGTTCAACGTCCCCCAAATTGATGACCCGCAAGGAATTTCTCAAGACAGCCGGCCTGGGTGCTTCGGCATTTCTCTGTGCAGGTGCCGGTTACGGGTTCTTGCGGAAAAAGAGCGATATGGGAGAGAGCATCAAGGGGCACATCTTCAAGAATGATGCCCCTGAAGCAGCGTGGAAATGGTCAATCGAGGGATTTTACTATACCACGCACGGAAAGGCTGTCCGATGTGAGGTATGTCCGAACCACTGTTTTCTTGAACCGGGCGACAGGAGCATCTGCCGGTCAAAGGTCAATATCGGGGGGAAGCTTTACTCCCTTGCCTACGGGGACCCGTGCACGGCCCATGTGGACCCCATCGAGAAAAAGCCCCTTAATCATTTTCATCCCAACTCGCTTGTCTTTTCCATCGCTGCCACCGGCTGCAATTTCAGGTGCCTCAACTGCCAGAACTGGGAAATCTCCCAGAAAAAGCCCGAAGAGGTGAGGCACATGGAGCTGTTTCCGGAACAGGCGGTCCAGGAGGCCAAAAAACGACGGATCCCGTCCATCGCCTATACCTATTCAGAACCCATCACCTATTATGAATACATGTGCGATACGGCCAGACTGGCCAGGGCGGCGGGCATCCGGAATGTTCTGGTTTCAAACGGTTACATCAACCGTGAGCCGCTTCTGCGGCTCTGCAAATACCTGGACGCCGCCAATGTGAACCTGAAGTCCTTTGACAACGATATCTATGGCGCCCTCAACGGCGGGACCCTCCAGCCGGTCTTGAACACCTTCAAGACCCTCCATGAACAGGGGGTGTGGTTTGAGATGACGACCCTGGTGGTGCCCACCTATGTGGACGATCCCGAGATGATCCGGCGCATGTGCGGGTGGATACTCAAGGAGCTGGGGCCGGGCTATCCCCTCCATCTTCTCCGGTTTTTTCCACAGTACAAGCTCACGCGGCTGCCGGCCACGCCCATTACAACCCTTGAAAAACTTCGGGACATCGCCCTTCAGGAGGGAATCCATTATGTCTACCTGGGCAATGTGCCCGGC
This Deltaproteobacteria bacterium DNA region includes the following protein-coding sequences:
- the tmk gene encoding dTMP kinase; this encodes MFITFEGIEGCGKSTQARRLAARLQHLGTACILTREPGGTAIGQKIRHILLDQDHQDLPPLSELFLYEADRALHMELVIRPALVRGQWVICDRFFDATTVYQGYARGQDLEMIRFLNQKASFGITPDLTLLIDCPVEVGIARALKRNASLEDPGQDRFEKENTEFHAAVRKGYLLMAEKEPDRFVVVDGALGENELEEIILEHVRPHLRESSS
- a CDS encoding pyruvate carboxylase subunit B, whose product is MDPFLEEGAKNPLKIQDNTFRDGHQSLLATRMRTEDMIPIAEKMDSVGFWAMEVWGGATFDTMHRFLGEDPFDRIRTLKKHIRKTPFSMLLRGQNLVGYRNYADDVARLFVDKACEAGMDVFRVFDALNDFRNFQTVVERIKANGKHFQGTICYSLTQRRMGGEVFNLEYYVSKGKEIQEMGADTLCLKDMAGIMAPFDIAKIITELKKVVSIPIHLHTHYTSGMASMVYLEAIKAGVDIVDTCLAPFALRTSQPAVEPIAATLYETVRDTGLDLSLLLELGDYIESIAPKYRDYLAKNRMSVIDTGVLAHQVPGGMISNLVSQLSEAKALDRLPEVYKEVAVTRKELGMPPLVTPTSQIVGVQAVLNVLFGRYKMVTNEVKDLVYGLYGKTPIPVDPEIQEKVLKGYKRGQTPVTGRAADYLEPELEGDRKKIGDLAKDDFDLLIYALYPNTGEKFLKWKYGLEERPASVKPKTLEDIRKEDAAMAAAIEQVCKTA
- the xseA gene encoding exodeoxyribonuclease VII large subunit is translated as MSASPHGTERFHQRFQSRLPCLKDDVILIRIHAGFRYLCLRFKAFLIVNRQPSILIEGRSFPIVSETPDGPRIYTVSQLTEAIQGLLEEQFDFVWVEGEISNFRAPASGHYYMVIKDDTAQMRAVMFRLQARYLRFLPEDGMKVIAQGRVSIYAPRGEYQIVLDYLEPLGAGALALAFEQVKQKLAQEGLFDPAVKKPLPFLPKKVVVITSPTGAAIHDFLKIIRRRFANIEILIVPVRVQGDQACEEMVTALDLVNRELIADVIVLTRGGGSLEDLWAFNQEALARAIRRSRIPVVSAVGHEIDLTISDLAADVRAPTPSAAAELLAAEKEGLINCLNQAGTRLVSAMGLTIRRRADELNRLKNRIQDPKKRLTNLWMRLDELHGRLIRLTQQIIRERQAGLSSEMRALRLHSPVNRIRTREQQLGFQVDRLFRGIERKLREAAMKRSLMERRITDLSPLSVLKRGYSIALKLPERQVLKAASAVKKEDRIEVLLGEGGLECRVETVKP
- a CDS encoding type II toxin-antitoxin system prevent-host-death family antitoxin; protein product: MIVNVSEAKTNLSKLIDMAYHGEKVIIAKNNLPLVELVAHKPKAKRKLGLLKGKINIPDDFLNDDAEINAIDSASPDKPTFPHVR
- the pyrF gene encoding orotidine-5'-phosphate decarboxylase, yielding MKSPEDYIIFPLDVPSCDQAISFVETLNGHVGLFKVGLELFIAQGPDLLREIRKRTTAGIFLDLKLHDIPATVRRAFLAASLHRPQFVTVHCDEGDGVLEDVARENPGNTGILGVTVLTSLDREKLRKSGYAEEYAEDISELVLLRARMAKAAGCRGVVCSGLEAARVRQEIGPDLIIVTPGIRPAWTVVDRDDQKRIVTPADAIRNGSDYVVIGRPIRDAASPRDAAKRVAGEIASAL
- a CDS encoding PaaI family thioesterase translates to MVEEISEERAAFLARDYSCGFTEYCQLEAETVQRGFFESRVKIEPHHRQQDGFIHAGVMATMADHTAGYAAFTTVAEEYQILTIEFKINFLRPAHGNALVCRSRIIREGKQVIIAESEVFDRLDGSETLAAKAMVTLMAVHRDRLTSKR
- the amrA gene encoding AmmeMemoRadiSam system protein A, with the translated sequence MTDMEKLTEEQGKYLLEEARKTIQQALMGDREQTADDVRLDPIFNQRRGTFVTLTIGGNLRGCIGHIIPQESLIDGIRINAINAAFKDPRFRPLDQEEWKRIRIEISILTDPKPLSYSDADDLLRKLRSGIDGVILKKGYHQSTFLPQVWDQLPQKEEFLNHLCLKAGLDGDEWKKGTLEVSTYQAQAFEE
- the amrS gene encoding AmmeMemoRadiSam system radical SAM enzyme; translated protein: MILPDNHPAAPPFDRSTSPKLMTRKEFLKTAGLGASAFLCAGAGYGFLRKKSDMGESIKGHIFKNDAPEAAWKWSIEGFYYTTHGKAVRCEVCPNHCFLEPGDRSICRSKVNIGGKLYSLAYGDPCTAHVDPIEKKPLNHFHPNSLVFSIAATGCNFRCLNCQNWEISQKKPEEVRHMELFPEQAVQEAKKRRIPSIAYTYSEPITYYEYMCDTARLARAAGIRNVLVSNGYINREPLLRLCKYLDAANVNLKSFDNDIYGALNGGTLQPVLNTFKTLHEQGVWFEMTTLVVPTYVDDPEMIRRMCGWILKELGPGYPLHLLRFFPQYKLTRLPATPITTLEKLRDIALQEGIHYVYLGNVPGHEGTQTYCPQCRKVIVKRNGYLIDTVNLKEGRCTFCGTSITGRWGEV